The Montipora foliosa isolate CH-2021 chromosome 14, ASM3666993v2, whole genome shotgun sequence genome window below encodes:
- the LOC137985346 gene encoding uncharacterized protein: MATGPEYTDEQLNYFRICFITTDVITEGLRKIFKQEWDNRYKATLGEWKDEPQNGLDFKNQESPRNQTRNSRLLATMVNGNRAEWDCTMLFYAILYSDCIRRGLNAVVRSNVDDLRNFRNEGPAHSPRGKVNETEFQTAVGKVVVAFQALGLSDLKIQEIRTQKGFPTGELRKVLQEVNHLKDVLKETEKHRKVLEEQLQTEAPAAFCILPPKPSHDVAERNHELAKIAQQLKQLKETNESRLTSLYISGNPGSGKSQLAGLAAKKFFDDRKKIAVKNTFVMTLNAQSLDSLLESYVCFARHLKCSEYAVTNTLNDKDLKTEGKIANIKSLISTKVELYSSWLLVVDNVVSLSGMNPHLPETGDTHWCKGQLLITSQDTAAIPSETSFSNHISVSKGMTPSDAISLLASLSGLADDEIEKEVARALDYQPLALASAAIFVKQVREASSNFGWKSYLEKLYRGQRANTEAFLAMTNQSYPISMTTAILLAVDDAMSSDRVLNHAIGFISLCSQQPLNLDLLIKYILNDENETDRSGLEDIIGLRIRKSSLLLVEEDESGIYVQLHQIVRNITQTRIKKYSEAQYSQIIHWAITSFNQFIDEKNLDDKDFISNGFQLVPHLKCLITEIERVFNVADLSEVNLCVKHYPNYFIRFSTVCANHCNFHRAKSICKVALKLIQHGGVFCDGDSAAVYDELGNVHYSMGEFQEAKEYYERALAIRIEKLGSQHIDVASSYNNIATVLHNQGDLQQAKEYQDRSVAIRIEKLGSQHIDVATSYNNIATVLHNQGDLQQAKEYLERALAIRIEKLGSQHINVASSYNNIATVLRDQGDLQQAKEYLDRSLAIRIEKLGSQHIDVATSYNNIATLLYDQGDLQQAKEYLERALAIRIEKLGSQHIDVASSYNNIAIVLHAQGDLKQAKEYLERDVAIGIEKLGSEHIDVATSYNNIAIVLHAQGDLEQAKEYLERAVAIRIEKLGSQHIRVADSYKNLAVVLRDHGKLGQAKEYFERALAIYLIRLGPGHSSVTSVQRDLAELQNCLVKLSCVIY; this comes from the coding sequence ATGGCCACTGGACCAGAATACACTGACGAGCAGCTAAATTACTTCAGGATCTGTTTTATCACTACTGATGTGATAACTGAGGGCCTGCGAAAAATCTTCAAACAAGAATGGGACAACCGCTACAAGGCAACTTTGGGAGAATGGAAAGACGAGCCCCAAAATGGACTGGACTTCAAAAACCAGGAATCGCCAAGAAACCAAACAAGAAACTCGCGTCTTTTGGCAACCATGGTTAACGGAAATAGAGCAGAATGGGATTGCACAATGCTCTTTTACGCTATACTGTACTCCGACTGTATTAGAAGAGGTCTAAACGCAGTAGTCCGATCAAATGTGGATGATTTGAGAAATTTTCGTAATGAAGGCCCTGCTCACTCGCCACGTGGCAAAGTCAACGAAACAGAGTTTCAAACTGCTGTAGGCAAAGTTGTAGTTGCCTTTCAAGCACTTGGCCTCTCCGATCTAAAGATTCAAGAAATCAGAACTCAGAAAGGTTTTCCGACGGGCGAATTACGAAAAGTCTTGCAAGAAGTCAACCACCTAAAAGACGTACTTAAGGAAACAGAAAAGCATCGAAAGGTTCTCGAAGAGCAGTTACAAACTGAAGCTCCTGCGGCATTTTGCATTCTCCCACCCAAGCCATCGCACGACGTTGCCGAACGAAATCATGAGTTGGCTAAAATAGCTCAACAACTAAAGCAACTGAAAGAAACCAACGAGAGCCGATTAACTTCCCTGTACATCTCAGGCAACCCTGGAAGCGGCAAATCTCAGTTAGCCGGTCTTGCCGCAAAGAAATTCTTTGatgacagaaaaaaaatcgcGGTTAAGAATACATTCGTTATGACTCTAAATGCGCAAAGTCTTGATTCACTGTTAGAATCCTACGTCTGTTTTGCTCGTCATCTAAAATGTTCAGAATATGCAGTCACAAATACTCTAAACGACAAAGATCTGAAGACGGAGGGGAAGATTGCCAACATAAAGTCATTAATTAGTACCAAAGTTGAGCTTTACTCATCGTGGCTGTTAGTGGTGGACAATGTCGTCAGCTTAAGTGGAATGAATCCTCATTTGCCAGAGACCGGAGACACGCACTGGTGTAAAGGTCAGCTGCTGATCACATCGCAAGACACCGCTGCTATTCCTTCAGAAACCTCTTTCAGCAATCACATCTCTGTGAGCAAGGGCATGACGCCATCTGACGCCATTTCCTTATTAGCCTCCCTCTCTGGTCTCGCTGACGATGAGATTGAAAAAGAAGTTGCTCGGGCATTAGATTACCAACCCCTTGCCTTAGCAAGCGCCGCTATCTTTGTCAAACAAGTTCGGGAAGCATCTTCGAATTTTGGCTGGAAAAGCTACCTCGAAAAGCTTTACAGGGGTCAGCGTGCTAACACTGAGGCTTTTCTTGCCATGACAAACCAAAGCTACCCAATCTCTATGACCACAGCGATTTTATTGGCCGTGGACGACGCGATGTCATCTGACAGGGTTTTGAATCACGCAATCGGTTTCATTTCTCTCTGTAGTCAGCAACCATTAAACCTTGACCTTCTAATAAAGTACATCCTGAATGACGAGAACGAAACCGATAGGAGTGGATTAGAAGATATCATTGGTTTGAGGATTCGAAAAAGCTCTCTGCTGTTAGTAGAAGAAGACGAGAGTGGCATATACGTTCAACTACATCAAATTGTGAGAAATATCACCCAAACTAGAATCAAAAAGTATTCGGAGGCTCAATATTCTCAAATCATTCATTGGGCTATTACCTCATTTAATCAGTTTATAGATGAGAAAAATCTTGATGACAAAGACTTTATTTCTAATGGCTTTCAGCTGGTACCTCATTTGAAGTGCCTAATAACAGAAATTGAACGTGTATTCAATGTAGCTGACTTATCGGAAGTCAATTTATGTGTGAAACATTATCCAAATTATTTCATTAGGTTTAGCACGGTTTGTGCTAATCATTGCAACTTTCACAGAGCCAAAAGCATCTGTAAGGTAGCTCTTAAATTAATTCAGCATGGTGGTGTATTTTGTGACGGAGATTCCGCAGCAGTCTATGATGAGTTAGGTAATGTCCATTACAGCATGGGTGAGTTTCAAGAAGCAAAGGAGTATTATGAgcgcgctcttgctatacggatagaaaagttgggatctcagcatatcgatgtcgcatctagttacaacaacatagccaCTGTACTCCATAACCAAGGTGACCTGCAACAAGCAAAGGAGTATCAGGATCGCTCTGTTGCTATACggatagaaaagttgggatctcagcatatcgatgtcgcaaccagttacaacaacatagccaCTGTACTCCATAACCAAGGTGACCTGCAACAAGCAAAGGAGTATCTTGAgcgcgctcttgctatacggatagaaaagttgggatctcagcatatcAATGTCGCAtccagttacaacaacatagccaCTGTGCTCCGTGACCAAGGTGACCTGCAACAAGCAAAGGAGTATCTTGACCGCTCTCTTGCTATACggatagaaaagttgggatctcagcaCATCGATGTCGCaaccagttacaacaacatCGCCACTCTACTCTATGACCAAGGTGACCTGCAACAAGCAAAGGAGTATCTTGAgcgcgctcttgctatacggatagaaaaattgggatctcagcatatcgatgtcgcatccagttacaacaacatagccaTTGTACTCCATGCCCAGGGTGACCTGAAGCAAGCAAAGGAGTATCTTGAGCGCGATGTTGCTATAGGGATAGAAAAGCTGGGATCtgagcatatcgatgtcgcaaccagttacaacaacatagccaTTGTACTCCATGCCCAGGGCGACCTGGAACAGGCAAAGGAGTATCTTGAGCGCGCTGTTGCTATACGTATAGAAAAGTTGGGATCGCAACATATTCGTGTCGCAGATTCTTATAAAAACTTGGCTGTTGTACTCCGTGACCATGGTAAGCTGGGGCAGGCAAAGGAGTATTTTGAACGTGCGTTGGCCATCTATTTGATTCGTCTCGGTCCTGGTCATTCTAGTGTCACCTCCGTTCAGCGAGACTTGGCTGAACTGCAAAACTGTCTAGTAAAGCTGTCTTGCGTCATATATTAA